From a single Lates calcarifer isolate ASB-BC8 linkage group LG12, TLL_Latcal_v3, whole genome shotgun sequence genomic region:
- the arhgap46a gene encoding LOW QUALITY PROTEIN: rho GTPase-activating protein 39 (The sequence of the model RefSeq protein was modified relative to this genomic sequence to represent the inferred CDS: deleted 3 bases in 2 codons), with product MTHVQRRRLHIGFTTGGPSRTHYSDRSVLRQLSLTPTPAEHRFLCVLRVVYNVKNMAGTSSDWVEILEPRSRERMYVNLTTGECGWDPPSGVPVRQADGNQWWELFDPHSGRFYYYNSTGRRTVWHRPQGADIVPLSQLQAMKRCSEAKRTGGGVERHHHGTTGSISSVGSQGRCTPLPEQDGDNPIPRALETNEETANPEMDPAVDSRSQGDGSSNEHSTDGSKDPQRDASQRWQPAPGSKAAMLVKVNSMSRSQPSPALQQQQQQQHLQHSAHAKSTPSPCTPPSNKAQGGHLSSTQGYKTAPSGKMAADTRQAHHLRKASNGSFCLVTSDGSHPSPLLHRSQTSTPRPVSPQYGCTAPIYDEPVSDCPIYDEPPIDMEVEGAHLYNGQPLSRLTPTHSLQKPRHLQHPGSSHPGSRHRRNPSASDYSPAGLECIKHMVNVDPKQGLLSGSPVPTRTPSPTSRQDPVLTQPQPQPHPQAQAHSLPQTRGQLRDREPGTPGPNTLDKKQNWRVLEATVQRAMEARHSRQSSQASQDFPSSTPQATANYQDSGYSTGPSPSLRRKSRRRVGAGGGAGGRPGSVGSSGELCALNERLMAEMREVVSRSNTMREVRAGLDPEMGERVVIPRTRSPADSLRWYGGGGGGSAGRCASREDLTGAPRSLNRAGNHGNPALTPLEIPGRQKRTYEKVDTLEMSVNSQASLSSPETPGPPSQAGTLELQAQLESRKKGMVDGRTASLGPHRPSNHDNREGGDGTGGRAGGSSYQLSYATLRQPPPPDMGMEDWASKHLNMHTQGLFRRRVSIANMLSWNRGSIKKPMLVTSNRAVRKEACEMFKLVQAYMGDRPSRLDRRHCALLIVTKCWDMPGLRDELYVQLVRQTTGNASPRSLAAGWELMAVSLAFFAPSPKFRCYLEGYIQRHTEPTSDKKCESQTEQQVTQFILEQQELKLKKNSKSRKKRKQNTEEEEGLPISTYAKFCHRKLQKVAITGGKKGLRKPTLEEIDHSRRAIVTPSLFGSSLEEVMERQSELFPDRKLPWVQVQLSQYVLALGGAQTEGIFRVPGDIDEVNALKLQVDQWRIPENLSDPNVPASLMKLWYRELEEPLIPMNFYKQCVSNCDDPVAAIAVVQSLPELNRLVLCYFIHFLQVFAQPSNVAITKMDVNNLAMVMAPNCLRCQSDDPRIIFENTRKEMSFLRMLIVHLDTSFIEGVV from the exons CTCTGATTGGGTGGAGATCCTGGAGCCACGCTCCCGTGAGCGTATGTATGTGAACTTGACCACTGGTGAGTGCGGCTGGGATCCCCCTTCAGGCGTTCCTGTCCGCCAAGCAGACGGCAACCAGTGGTGGGAGCTGTTTGACCCCCACAGTGGCCGCTTCTACTACTACAACTCTACCGGCCGTCGCACAGTCTGGCATCGACCCCAGGGAGCCGATATAGTTCCCCTCTCCCAGCTCCAGGCCATGAAGCGATGCAGTGAGGCCAAACGAACTGGAGGAGGCGTGGAAAGGCACCACCATGGGACCACGGGGAGTATCAGCAGTGTAGGAAGCCAGGGGCGTTGTACCCCCCTGCCTGAGCAGGACGGAGACAACCCTATACCCAGAGCCTTGGAGACCAATGAGGAGACTGCCAAC CCGGAGATGGACCCCGCAGTGGACAGCAGATCGCAGGGAGATGGAAGCAGCAATGAACACAGCACAGATGGCAGCAAAGACCCACAGAG AGATGCTTCTCAAAGATGGCAGCCTGCACCTGGTTCGAAGGCAGCCATGTTGGTGAAGGTGAACAGCATGAGCCGTAGTCAGCCCAGCCCagccttgcagcagcagcagcagcagcagcacctccagCACAGTGCACAC GCAAAGTCAACGCCTTCACCCTGCACCCCTCCAAGCAACAAGGCCCAAGGAGGACACTTAAGCTCCACCCAGGGATATAAAACTGCCCCTTCTGGTAAAATGGCAGCTGACACACGTCAAGCCCATCACCTAAGAAAGGCCAGCAATGGCAGCTTCTGTTTGGTGACATCAGACGGTAGCCACCCCAGTCCGCTCCTTCACAGGTCACAGACCAGCACACCACGACCTGTCTCTCCCCAGTATGGTTGCACTGCCCCAATATATGATGAGCCAGTTTCAGACTGTCCCATATATGATGAACCCCCTATAGACATGGAGGTAGAGGGGGCACACCTGTACAACGGACAACCTCTGTCTCGCCTGACACCTACACATAGCCTCCAGAAGCCCAGACACCTCCAGCACCCTGGTTCATCTCATCCAGGGTCCAGACACAGGAGGAATCCTTCTGCCTCTGACTACAGCCCAGCTGGTCTGGAGTGCATCAAGCACATGGTCAATGTAGACCCCAAACAGGGGCTCCTATCTGGCTCTCCTGTACCTACACGTACCCCTTCCCCTACCTCCAGGCAGGATCCTGTTTTGACCCAACCTCAGCCTCAGCCACATCCTCAGGCCCAGGCCCACTCTTTGCCCCAGACTCGAGGCCAGCTGAGGGACAGAGAGCCAGGGACACCGGGCCCAAATACACTGGACAAGAAACAAAACTGGCGGGTCCTGGAGGCCACTGTGCAGCGCGCCATGGAGGCACGACACAGCAGGCAGAGTAGCCAGGCCTCGCAGGACTTCCCCTCCTCGACGCCGCAGGCCACAGCAAACTATCAAGACTCTGGTTACTCCACTGGTCCCTCCCCAAGTCTGAgaagaaagagcaggaggagggtaGGAGCCGGTGGTGGCGCAGGAGGCAGGCCGGGGTCGGTCGGCAGCAGCGGGGAGCTGTGCGCCCTCAACGAGAGGCTGATGGCTGAGATGAGGGAAGTGGTGAGTCGCTCCAACACCATGAGGGAAGTGAGAGCGGGGCTGGACCCGGAGATGGGGGAGAGGGTTGTCATACCGCGAACGCGCTCCCCTGCGGACTCACTCAGGTGGTacggaggagggggaggggggtcagCAGGCAGGTGCGCATCACGAGAGGACCTTACTGGGGCTCCCCGGTCACTTAATAGGGctggtaaccatggcaacccTGCCCTGACCCCTCTGGAGATACCAGGGAGGCAAAAAAGGACATATGAAAAGGTGGACACTCTGGAGATGAGTGTGAATAGCCAGGCCAGCCTTTCCTCACCAGAGACCCCAGGACCGCCCTCCCAG GCGGGCACCCTAGAGCTGCAGGCTCAGTTGGAGAGCCGAAAGAAAGGCATGGTGGATGGGCGGACCGCTTCCCTGGGCCCCCACCGCCCTTCCAACCATGAcaacagagagggaggtgacgggacaggagggagagcaggTGGATCCTCATACCAGCTCTCCTACGCCACCCTGCGGCAGCCCCCACCTCCCGACATGGGCATGGAGGACTGGGCCAGCAAGCACCTCAACATGCACACGCAAGGCCTGTTCCGTCGCCGTGTGTCCATCGCCAACATGCTGTCGTGGAACCGCGGGTCCATCAAAAAACCCATGCTCGTCACCAGCAACCGAGCCGTGAGGAAGGAGGCCTGCGAGATGTTCAAGCTGGTGCAGGCCTACATGGGGGACAGGCCCTCGCGCCTGGACCGCCGGCACTGCGCCCTTCTCATCGTCACCAAGTGCTGGGACATGCCGGGGCTGCGAGACGAGCTGTATGTGCAGCTGGTGAGGCAGACCACGGGCAATGCCAGCCCCAGAAGCTTGGCGGCGGGCTGGGAGCTGATGGCTGTCAGCTTGGCCTTCTTTGCCCCCTCGCCCAAGTTCCGCTGCTATCTGGAGGGCTACATCCAGAGACACACGGAGCCCACCAGCGACAAGAAATGTGAGTCTCAGACTGAGCAGCAGG TGACTCAGTTCATATTGGAACAGCAGGAGCTAAAGCTGAAGAAGAATTCAAAGTCCAGAAAGAAGCGAAAAcagaacacagaggaggaagagg GCCTGCCTATCAGCACATATGCCAAGTTCTGCCATCGAAAACTGCAGAAGGTGGCTATCACTGGTGGCAAAAAG GGTCTACGTAAGCCCACCTTAGAGGAGATCGACCACAGTAGGCGGGCCATCGTCACCCCCTCTCTGTTCGGGAGCTCtctggaggaggtgatggagaggCAGAGCGAGCTTTTCCCAGACAGGAAACTACCCTGGGTGCAGGTTCAGCTCTCCCAGTATGTCCTGGCTCTGGGCGGGGCTCAGACAGAGGGCATCTTCAG GGTGCCCGGAGACATTGATGAAGTGAATGCATTGAAGCTCCAAGTTGACCAGTGGAGGATCCCAGAGAATCTCTCTGACCCCAATGTCCCTG CCTCTCTGATGAAGCTTTGGTATCGGGAGCTGGAGGAACCACTCATCCCCATGAACTTCTACAAGCAGTGCGTCAGTAACTGTGACGACCCGGTGGCGGCCATCGCTGTGGTGCAGTCTCTGCCTGAGCTCAACAGGCTGGTGCTCTGCTACTTCATCCACTTCCTGCAG GTTTTTGCTCAGCCATCCAACGTGGCTATAACCAAGATGGATGTGAACAACCTGGCCATGGTGATGGCCCCCAACTGCCTCCGATGTCAGTCCGATGATCCGCGGATCATCTTCGAGAACACACGCAAGGAGATGTCCTTCCTGAGGATGCTCATTGTTCACCTGGACACCAGCTTCATCGAAGGGGTGGTTTAG